Genomic DNA from Lagenorhynchus albirostris chromosome 20, mLagAlb1.1, whole genome shotgun sequence:
CTGATACCACAACAAAAAATAGATGAACTTTATCATGGATTTACTGGTTTAGACCTTGAAGAACAATGGATGTACCCCTCACGAAGTGATCATTCTAACTGTTACAGTATTCAGACAAATGATACAGCTAAGACGACATTTCAAGAATATCTATCTATCAAAAACTGTTTTACACCCCACATTGGTCTGTCTGACATCATGAAAGAATCAGGAGTTGATACCTACTcttatggaagagaaaaaatatgtgCTAAAGGTCTTGAAGCACCATTACAGCAAAAGAGGGCAGAGATGTTTCTTTCCCAATTTAATAGATACAATGAAAATGCAGATTATTGTAGATACCCAGAATATGCTTATCCTAATAAGGCTAAGCTGAATAAGTGTTCAAATTTTAGTGTCCAAGATAGTAAAAAATTAGCCAGTGGCACACCTGAAACACCAACTGTAGAAGCAGACACCTACACAAAGTTATTTCAGGTTAAACcagcaaatcagaaaaaaatggaggcgACAATACCTGACCAGCAGAATTTCACATTTCCAAAAACTATACCACATCTGACAGAAAAACAGTTAGCAAAGGAAGCATTTACTGCTGATTTTGGCTTAAAATCAGAATGTGGACTAAAACCTCACACAGCTTGTCCAGCTAATAATGATTTTGTCAATGTCACAGAAAAGCAACAGTTTACTAAACCTGACCCCCCAAATTCTGAGTATTTTAGGTCAGTGAATTTACTAGCAAACTCAGCAGCATCTTCAGGCAGTATCAACTTAAACAGACCAACTTGGATGAATgtccaaacaaaaaataacactcTTATTCCTTATCGAAATCAAGGTAACTTGATGAAATTAAATACTCATTTAAGTGCAGCTTCAAAAGGTTCTAACCATTCTTCAGATTTCCTGCAACTATCATCTACAAATTTAACAGCAAATAGCAATTTATTTCAGAAGTATTGCCAAGAAAACCCTTCAGCATTttctagttgtgattttggttaTAATGGTGCAGAAAGAATTCAATCTGTCAGTCACATGAAAGGACTGACAAAGACTGGAGAAGAAAATCTCTTTGAATCTGTTAccgataaaaaaataaagcagccaAATGGATTTTATGATAACTATTCAGCTCAGCAGTATGGGATCAttgaaaatgtaaacaaacattATTTTCAAGCTATGCCCCAGAGTGGCCATTATGACCCTGAGGAAGGGCCTAAGCATTTAGATAGCTTATCTCAAAATACATATCAAGATCTGCTGGAGTCACAGGGTCATTTTAATAGCCACAGACAGGGAAGTGGAGAGAACAATATTAATAGCCGTGTGAATCGCACACAGGTGTCATGCTTTTCTAATAATTATATGATGGGAGATTTAAGGCATAATCAGAGTTTTCAACAACTTGGTTCAAATGGGTTTCCCCTAAGATCCACACACCCACTTGGCCATTCAGTTGTTCCACTGTTGGATTCCtatgatttgttttcttatgATGACTTAAGCCATTTAAACCCGTATTTCAATGATATGATGTATGGTGATaattccttttctggttttgtgccaacTTTTGGATTTCAAAGACCAATTAAAACCCGTAGTGGACCAGCCAGTGAACTTCATATTCGTCTAGAAGAGTGCTATGAACAATGGAGAGCattagaaaaggagagaaaaacggTAACACAAAACTATCCATTTAGGTGTAACTTAGTATATCCCCTTTGcctatcttcattttatttaccttAGTGTAGCTTAAGAAAGAGTACTTGCCTTATTTTTAAGTTGCATTCTTCTATAATGTGTAGTATTTGTTAAGTTCATGACTATAGAGAATTAATTAGGTAATTTAGAGACTAAAAATGCttggggtttaaaaaaatttgttattttaaagtttattttgcctATTAGGTAGACTTTTTCCTTAATGggttaaaagtttatttctttgaattttctaagTATTAAACTATTGGAGTGTTTAGGTATTTTATGCATTAAGTGTGACAGAAAAGTACTGTGGTACTGTGGTTTGTATTTGTTGCCTTTTGATACCAAAACAATTTTTATCTAAAGGAGTAATTTTCAATTTACTTCTTAGGCCTATGAGAAATATTATTCATGATTGAAtcatatttagaaaatttagCATCTAAaagtcatataatttttttacagACTGAATTGGCCCTTGCCAAAAATTATCCAGCGAAAAAGGTATCGAGTACTAATAATACTCCAATTCCAAGGCTAACCTCCAACCCATCTAGAGTTGATCGCTTAATTGTGGATGAACTTCGAGAACAAGCCAGAGTAAGCTGTGAAAATATCCAATAGCAgattttttaaactgataaaattttaaaatgcttcagcAAGTTAGAATTCTGAaggattttaaaatcacatttatgtGTAACTCTCtgaaatgtattcttttccatgtttGGACCTAGAACTATTAGTTATTTAGGAAAGGGAAAATAGCCCCACTCAGTCATTGAAATAGTAGGTTTAATAGTCTAAGTGGTTCCTCTTCAAGAAACCCaaattagggcttccccggtggcgcagtggttgagagtccgctgctgatgcaggggacacgggttcgtgccccggtccgggaagatcccacatgccgcggagcggctaggcccgtgagccatggccacagagcctgcgggtccggagcctgtgctccgcaacgggagaggccacagcagtgagaggcccgcgtaccacaaaaaaaaaaaaaaaaaaagaaacccaaattaGCAATGGAACTAATCctcaacagaaagaaaattctttttaagCAAAAATCATTTTGCCTTTTACAGGGAAAGTCCCATTTCTTAGTCACAAATATTTGTTTCCTAGCTTCATGAGCAAACTGCTTGCATTATACAAGATAGTAAATTAACAGGAAATTACCATATCTCATTTTCTTAACTCTGTActcttaactttatttttggctgcattgggtcttcgttgctatgcatgggctttctccagttgtggccagcgggggctactctttgttgcagtgcatgggcttcccattgcggtggcttctcttgttgtggagcacaggctctaggagcatgggcttcagtagttgtggcccacggactctagagtgcaggctcagtagttgtggcagacgggctttgttgctccgcggcatgttggatcttcccagaccagggcttgaacccgtgtaccctgaattggcaggcggattcttaaccactgtgccaccagggaagcccacagagtCTTATTTTATTGAACATTAGTTTCTTACTTGTACCATGCTGTCTTTAAAATACAGATATGAACTACTTCAATGGAAAAAGATTGATTTTACCTAGCTTTCAGCCTCATTCAGTTgtaatttttaatcaaatttgtaaATTTGTACAATGGAATTTATCAGTGGTATAGTCAGATACTGACATGGGTTATAGCCAAACGTTATAAAAACTTAggtcttctgtttttttcttaaaactgttccaagttaaattttctttttctcagtaatACATTTCTAGGCAATAAATCAAAGGATTGCTAACTGTGGATATTAAGAAATATACTTTTTCCAGCCTTACTTAGGCTTCACCCTAATTTAGAAGGTTATGTTTATAGCTGttataataattttgtttatatttagcAACATTAGATCAGTAATacacaaaggggaaaaatatttttatgtgtaccACTTTCTAGTTTGCTGGTTTTGTggaattctgaaaaaaatcttttaaaagtttattaagggcttccctggtggcgcagtggttgagagtccgcctgccgatgcaggggacaagggttcgtgccctggtccgggaagatcccacgtgccgcggagcggatgggcccatgagccatggccgctgagcctgcgcgtccggagcctgtgctccgcaacgggagaggccacagcagtgagaggcctgcataccacacacacacacaaaaaagtttattaaaaatcacctgtgtaaatttctttctttacacttatcatttattcaaaatgattgtcttattttaaaaatacacaatttgTAGTTCACTGGAGTTTTTTCTAtggtattttcttttgttgtcttaTTTTCCCCTCAAGAATCTGGCTAGTTGTACAgttgggaagaaaatattttatacctgTACACTTGTGTTT
This window encodes:
- the MEIOC gene encoding meiosis-specific coiled-coil domain-containing protein MEIOC, with product MERKVALRGGANRCWNLSVDASSRLTDVFNSVMLTGSPSFYDCYKSQSVWPVNTSRFADHHDLLTETKRPIDTAISQQAFYTGESVSAVEKQYLHNSNLIPQQKIDELYHGFTGLDLEEQWMYPSRSDHSNCYSIQTNDTAKTTFQEYLSIKNCFTPHIGLSDIMKESGVDTYSYGREKICAKGLEAPLQQKRAEMFLSQFNRYNENADYCRYPEYAYPNKAKLNKCSNFSVQDSKKLASGTPETPTVEADTYTKLFQVKPANQKKMEATIPDQQNFTFPKTIPHLTEKQLAKEAFTADFGLKSECGLKPHTACPANNDFVNVTEKQQFTKPDPPNSEYFRSVNLLANSAASSGSINLNRPTWMNVQTKNNTLIPYRNQGNLMKLNTHLSAASKGSNHSSDFLQLSSTNLTANSNLFQKYCQENPSAFSSCDFGYNGAERIQSVSHMKGLTKTGEENLFESVTDKKIKQPNGFYDNYSAQQYGIIENVNKHYFQAMPQSGHYDPEEGPKHLDSLSQNTYQDLLESQGHFNSHRQGSGENNINSRVNRTQVSCFSNNYMMGDLRHNQSFQQLGSNGFPLRSTHPLGHSVVPLLDSYDLFSYDDLSHLNPYFNDMMYGDNSFSGFVPTFGFQRPIKTRSGPASELHIRLEECYEQWRALEKERKTTELALAKNYPAKKVSSTNNTPIPRLTSNPSRVDRLIVDELREQARVSCENIQ